In the genome of Bradyrhizobium sp. CB3481, the window CACGTCAAGGCATGTGACTCCGCTGCGGTCTTAACTGGCGAGAGAGGTGCAAACCGCATGTCAGCAACTGAGATCGCTACACGTCATTTCTCCACCGCCATTGCGGATGCGGAGGGCGCGGGCCTCGGGCCCGACAGCGTCTTTCGCGCGCTGCTCGGCCTTCTGGTCGCGAAATATCTCGAGAGCCGCTCGGTCGCCGACGTTCAGTCGGAGCTGCGCTTTGTCGCCGACAATTGCGATCCCGACACCGATTTCATGTTCATGCGGCCGTGAGCGCGCTTAACGACGCTCGGCAAAGCCGCTTGGTGTCTCCCGTGCCCCGGACGCGGCGCAGCACGAAGTGATGCGCTGCAGAGCCGGGGCCCATTTTAACGGGCTCTGGGTCCCGGCTCTGCGGTGCATCGCTGCAGAAGCGCTGCACCGCGTCCGGGACACCAACACTCTCCTCGGCTAGCACCCTGCCGGTTCGCCGACCATCTCCGGCTGCTGCGCCAGCGCGACGGCGGGCGACACCCAGATCACCAGCGCCTGCGCGGCGAAGATCGCGGCGGCCAGATAGAGGCAGGCTTCTGCGCCATAGAGTCCGCCGACGATGGCCCCTAACGCCGAGCCGAGCGGCCGGGCGCCATAGCTCATGATGTTGATGGCGGAGACGCGGCCGAGCAGCGATGGCGGCGTCACCGATTGCCGCAGCGTCGTCGTCGAGATCACCCACAGGATCGGGCCGGCGCCGAGCAGGAAGAAGCTGAGGCCCGCGAGCCACGGCACCGGCAGAAGCGTGGTCAGCGCCATGATGGCGGCGGCGATGAAGCCAGTGATCGGGCCGAGCCCGATCACGGTGCCGAAGGCGAGCCGCGCCATCACCCGCGTCGCCGCGAGCGCGCCGACCACCATGCCGACGCCATACATCCCAAGCGTCACGCCGACGCCGGTGGCGGACAGTCCGAGATGGCGCACGGCATAGGGCACGAACACCGCCAGCAGCAGGAACGACGCCGTATTGAAGATGAACTGCGTGATGAACACCGGCCGCAGCAACGCATGGTGCAGCACGAAAGCGGCGCCTTCCCTGATCTCCTGCAGCGGATGGCGGCGTGGGGCCGGCGCGCGCGCCGGCTCATGGATCCCCGACAGCAGCACGACGGCAATCACCGATAGCGCCGCGGCAACGCCGAAGGCCGGTGCGGCGCCGACCCAGCCGACCAGTACGCCGCCGAGCGCCGGGCCGCTGGCGAATGCGATAGTGCGCGCCAGCTCGATCCGTGCATTGGCCGCCGGCAATTGCTCAGATGTCACCAGCGACGGCACCAGCGCCGGCGCGGCGACGCTGTAGGCGACTGTGCCGCAGACCGCGATGAAGCCGAGCAGCGATAGCAGCGGCAGCGTCATCGACCCGAGCCAGAGCAGGAGCAGGATTCCGGCAAGCGCCGCGGCCCGCAGCGCCTCGGAGGCGACCATCACAAAGCGCCGCGAAATGCGGTCGGCGAGGAGGCCGGCGGGGATCGCGAACAGGATGAAGGGCAGCGTCAACGCGGTCTGCAACAGGCCGGTCTGGCCTTCGCCGACCTCGAGCAGCAGCACCGCCACGATTGGCGCCGCGGCCAGCGCAATCTGCTCGGCCGATTGGGCCGCGAGGTTGGACCAGGCCAGGCGGTTGAAGGTTTTCGGCAGGCGCGGCGTGTCGACAGTGGACATGGCAAATTCCCTGAGATTCGATACCTCCATTGTCCGAGCTCAGGAGGATCGAACCCACCCGTTTCCCGACAAAGGCAGAGGCGCGCCAACGCAAGAAAAAGGCCCGCCGCGAAAAATGCGGCAGGCCTCTTTCGATTTGATGGAACGATCGAAGTTCCCGGAGGCCTTACGATTTCGGACCGAGCGTGGCCTTGCCCGTTCCCGAGATCGTCGTGGGCGGGGATATCACGTCATCATCAAGATCAGATTCGATCGCGGGCGGTTCGGCCGGATTGGCCAATTGCTGCGCAGCCAACGCATTCGTCAGGCTGGTCAGCGCGTCCGGGCCTGCGGCAAAGCCGCCTTCGGCGAGGATCTTGTCGATGATCGGCTTGAAGGCCGAGACCGACAACAACTGCGCCGCAAGGCCATCGCCGAGGCCAAGGCCATTGCTGTGACCGTTCATCGCGCCGTTTCCGCCGCCACGGCCGAGCATGCCGCCGGTGTCGAAAATGCGGATGTCCGAAATCTTCTCGATCGGCTTGACCGCTTCGGCGAGCGCGCTCGGGATCACGTTGATGCGCGCCATGGTGAGATCGTAGTCGACCAGCGCCTGGCTGAGCTTGTTGCGCGCTTCCGCCTTCAGCGCGGCGACCTCGGCCTCGGCCTGACCGAGCGATTTGACGCCGGCGGCGCGGGTGGTCGCGGCATCGGCGTCGGCTTTGGCCAGCATGGTGATGGCTTCCGCTTTGTTGGTCGCGGCCTGGTTCTCGGCTTCCGCCATCACGGTGATCGGCATCGCCTCGGTCTCGGCCGCCTTGCGCGCCGCGATCACGTTGATGATCTTGTCGCGCTCGGCGATTTCGACCGCCTTGGCGGTGGTGACCTTTTCCTCCGCCGCAATCGCCAGCGCCCGCGCGGTTTCGGCAACCGTCTGCGCCTCTGACTGCTCCTTGCTCTTGTTGGCGACCGCAATGGCGCTTTCCTGCGCCACGATTTGCAGGTCGCGCTCCATTTCGGTGTTGCGGCGCTTCACCGCCAGATCGGCCTCGATCTTGCGGGTGTCGCGCGCCTGGTTGGCCTCGGTCTGCTTGTTGGCGACCGCCAGCTCCTGTTGAATGCGATACTCCGCCTCGTTTTGCAGCGCGGTCTGCTCGACCTGCGCGGTCTGCGCGCGCATCGCCGCCGTCTTGTTGGCGATGTCGCGCTGCTGCGCCAGCTCCGCCTCGCGCTTGGTGGCCTCGATGGTCAGCGTGGTCTGGCGTGCCACGAGGTCCTGCTGCGCGATGTTGACCTCGGTGGTGCGGACGATCTGGTTGCGCTCCTGCTCACGCTCCCTTGTGATCTTGGTCAGCGTCGTCAGGCCGTGGGCGTCGAAGAAATTGCTCGGGTTGAAATGCTTGATGTCGCTCTGGTCGAGCCGGGTCAGCGACACCGATTCAAGCTCGAGGCCGTTGTTCTGGATGTCGGCGCCGACCGCGTCCTGCACCGATTTGACGAAGGTGGCGCGCTGCTCCTGCAGCTCTTCGAGATGCATGGTGGCCGCGACCGAGCGCAGGCCGTCGACGAACTTGGCTTCGATCAGCTCGCGCAGCTCGCCGGCATTGTTGGTGCGGCTGCCGAGCGTCTGCGCGGCGAGCGCGATCGAGGAGGTGTCGGGTTTGACGCGCAGGTAGAATTCGGCGCCGATGTCGACGCGCATGCGGTCCTTGGTGATCATCGAATCCGGACCGCCGCGGGCGACTTCCAGCCGCAGCGTCTTCAGATTGACCGCGGCGACCGAGTGGAACACCGGCAGCACGATCGAGCCGCCGTCGAGCACGACCTTCTGTCCGCCGAGACCGGTGCGGACATAGGCTTCGTCACGGGTGGAGCGGCGATAAAGTTTGGCAAGCAGCAGGCCGATAACAAGAACGACGATGACGCCAATGGTGACGGGTATTGCAAGTTCCCACATGTGTTAGGCCCTGTCTGAATGTTGTTGCGCAATGAGGTCGGCGGGGGCGGAAATGGCAATAAAGCTCTTGGCGTCACGGTCGACCAGCAGCACGCTGGCGCCGACCGGGAGCGGTGCGGAATTGGGACTGGCGCGCGCCACCAGAGAATGCCAGTTGCCGAAGACATCCTTGAGACGGACGCGGCCGGGCAATCCCTGGTCGAGCGGCCCGACCGAGACCTCGGCGACCTTGCCGACGAAGTCGGCGTTATCAACCGCATAGGTCTCGTCGCGCGGGATGATGCGGGCGATGCCGCGGCTGGTGACGCGGATGGCCGGAAGGCTGACGGCCGCGGCAGCCAGCGCCGCGATCGGGGCCGGGAGGGAGAGCCCCGCACCATGGGCGAGACCCTGCAGGAAGAAGCCTGCGATCGAGAATAGGCCGAGTGCGAGGATGATCAGGACCAGCAGCGGCAACCGGCCCGCGTTGACCCACAGAAACATGCCACCGAGGCCGCTGTCGCTGTCGGCTTCGACCGCAAAATCCTTGCCGAGGAGTTCGCTGATCGAAAATCCGACCAGCGTCGTCAGCAATTCGATGCCGCCGAGCGCCAGCATGATTCCGGCGGCAATTGCAAAGGGACGTACATCGGGCGCCAGCAGCAGGTCGGATACTGCACTCATTGCTGCGATTTGATCCTTTCAAGTCTTGCTGCGATTTCCTTTTCGCGATGCAGCCGGTCGAGTTCGTCGAGCTCCTTGTCGCCGAGCACGCTGGAAGCGGGCACACCCGTTACGCGTGCAATCGCTGCCATCGCGCGGTCGGCGCTTACCGTTTTAGTCGTGGGAACCCCGCGTCCGGTTTCAAGAGGCGCTTGCTGCACAAGGCTCGCCTCGAGATCGGCGAGGCGGACCTCCGCTTCACGTCGCGCGCCAAGCATCGCCTGCAAGGCCTTGGTCTGCTCATCGATTTCGAGTTCGACGAAATCCATCGCGCGCTCGAGCGCGATGGTCTGCGATTCCAGATCAATTTGCCGTGCGACGCCGGCGCGCGCGAGATCCTCGCGATTTTCTGCAATCGCGAGACGGATTTTTTCCGTTAACGCCGACACTTCGGCGTCGAGCTCCTCGCGCCGCCGCTTCAGGCGGAATTCCTCGGCACGCGATTTGCCGAGCGCGTAACGCGCTTCGTCGGCGCCAGCATCGATTTCGCGGATCGCCTGCTTGACCAGCGCGACCTTGTTGCTGTTCTCGGCGTTGTCGATGGTCTGGCTGGCAATGGCGGCAAGAAGCCGGCCCATACGTGCAAGAATGCCTTCGTGAAGCATGGTCTTCTCCTCCGGTTGGACTGATTTCGATTTGACGGCGATCTGAATTTCGTAGTCATGACCGTCCGAGACCAGGTGAGCCGGGAAGGGGCTTTCCCAGCCGGCAACGTAGCCCGGCACATCGAACGGCACCAAGACACGTCCTTGGACAGTGCTAATGGTCAGTGAAGTTGGTCCCTTGATCGCAAACAACTTGTCGTCGAGCGGAATCCTGCGCACCGCTGCGTCAGCCACGTAGCTGGCGCGGTCGCGCAGCCCGAGCGTCACAAGGCGCGCCGGCAGGCCGGTCTCGGTGCGGATTCTTTCGTAAGCCTGGGCGTGAAGGGCCACGAGGTTGGCGCCGACGGGCGCGACCTCGGCAAGGATCGCCATCATCCGGTCGTAGGCGGCAAAGGTCGCCTCGATGGCGGCGATGCCGGCCTCGTCGGGGGTGAGGGCGTATCGCAGCGTGGCCGTTGGGG includes:
- a CDS encoding MFS transporter; translation: MSTVDTPRLPKTFNRLAWSNLAAQSAEQIALAAAPIVAVLLLEVGEGQTGLLQTALTLPFILFAIPAGLLADRISRRFVMVASEALRAAALAGILLLLWLGSMTLPLLSLLGFIAVCGTVAYSVAAPALVPSLVTSEQLPAANARIELARTIAFASGPALGGVLVGWVGAAPAFGVAAALSVIAVVLLSGIHEPARAPAPRRHPLQEIREGAAFVLHHALLRPVFITQFIFNTASFLLLAVFVPYAVRHLGLSATGVGVTLGMYGVGMVVGALAATRVMARLAFGTVIGLGPITGFIAAAIMALTTLLPVPWLAGLSFFLLGAGPILWVISTTTLRQSVTPPSLLGRVSAINIMSYGARPLGSALGAIVGGLYGAEACLYLAAAIFAAQALVIWVSPAVALAQQPEMVGEPAGC
- a CDS encoding flotillin domain-containing protein, yielding MWELAIPVTIGVIVVLVIGLLLAKLYRRSTRDEAYVRTGLGGQKVVLDGGSIVLPVFHSVAAVNLKTLRLEVARGGPDSMITKDRMRVDIGAEFYLRVKPDTSSIALAAQTLGSRTNNAGELRELIEAKFVDGLRSVAATMHLEELQEQRATFVKSVQDAVGADIQNNGLELESVSLTRLDQSDIKHFNPSNFFDAHGLTTLTKITREREQERNQIVRTTEVNIAQQDLVARQTTLTIEATKREAELAQQRDIANKTAAMRAQTAQVEQTALQNEAEYRIQQELAVANKQTEANQARDTRKIEADLAVKRRNTEMERDLQIVAQESAIAVANKSKEQSEAQTVAETARALAIAAEEKVTTAKAVEIAERDKIINVIAARKAAETEAMPITVMAEAENQAATNKAEAITMLAKADADAATTRAAGVKSLGQAEAEVAALKAEARNKLSQALVDYDLTMARINVIPSALAEAVKPIEKISDIRIFDTGGMLGRGGGNGAMNGHSNGLGLGDGLAAQLLSVSAFKPIIDKILAEGGFAAGPDALTSLTNALAAQQLANPAEPPAIESDLDDDVISPPTTISGTGKATLGPKS
- a CDS encoding OB-fold-containig protein produces the protein MSAVSDLLLAPDVRPFAIAAGIMLALGGIELLTTLVGFSISELLGKDFAVEADSDSGLGGMFLWVNAGRLPLLVLIILALGLFSIAGFFLQGLAHGAGLSLPAPIAALAAAAVSLPAIRVTSRGIARIIPRDETYAVDNADFVGKVAEVSVGPLDQGLPGRVRLKDVFGNWHSLVARASPNSAPLPVGASVLLVDRDAKSFIAISAPADLIAQQHSDRA
- a CDS encoding PspA/IM30 family protein is translated as MTLGLRDRASYVADAAVRRIPLDDKLFAIKGPTSLTISTVQGRVLVPFDVPGYVAGWESPFPAHLVSDGHDYEIQIAVKSKSVQPEEKTMLHEGILARMGRLLAAIASQTIDNAENSNKVALVKQAIREIDAGADEARYALGKSRAEEFRLKRRREELDAEVSALTEKIRLAIAENREDLARAGVARQIDLESQTIALERAMDFVELEIDEQTKALQAMLGARREAEVRLADLEASLVQQAPLETGRGVPTTKTVSADRAMAAIARVTGVPASSVLGDKELDELDRLHREKEIAARLERIKSQQ